Proteins from a genomic interval of Arachis hypogaea cultivar Tifrunner chromosome 10, arahy.Tifrunner.gnm2.J5K5, whole genome shotgun sequence:
- the LOC140175569 gene encoding uncharacterized mitochondrial protein AtMg00710-like — protein sequence MDGAFKEFYDQEGIVRHWIVRDTPQQNGVMERLNRTLLEKARYMHSNSGLGREWWAKSVATVCYIVNQSPHSSLNGDTPYKVWSGKYADYEKLRVFRCTAYYYVKDNKLDERAKKVEHLNATHEDEEDDELDHEEI from the exons ATGGATGGAGCTTTCAAGGAGTTCTATGATCAGGAAGGCATTGTGAGACACTGGATAGTTAGAGACACACCACAACAGAATGGAGTCATGGAAAGACTGAATCGTACACTACTTGAGAAGGCAAggtatatgcactctaattctGGGTTAGGCAGAGAATGGTGGGCTAAGTCAGTTGCTACAGTGTGCTACATAGTGAATCAATCTCCACATTCTTCTTTAAATGGAGACACACCTTATAAGGTGTGGTCAGGGAAATATGCAGATTACGAGAAACTCAGAGTCTTTAGATGCACAGCTTATTATTACGTCAAAGACAATAAACTTGATGAAAGAGCTAAGAAG GTGGAGCATCTTAATGCTACTCACGAAGATGAGGAGGATGATGAACTTGATCATGAGgagatttag